TCCCGCAGCCGGTCATCGCACAGGTCCAGGGCGTGGCGACCGCGGCCGGCTGCCAGCTCGTGGCCAGCTGCGACCTGGCGGTGGCGGCTCGAGCGGCTCGCTTCGCCACCCCGGGGGTGAAGATCGGACTGTTCTGCTCCACGCCGATGGTGGCCCTGACCCGGGCTGTGCCGGCGAAGACCGCGATGCGGATGCTGCTGACGGGAGACTTTATCGGTGCGGACGATGCTCTGACGTACGGGCTGGTCTCCGATGTGGTCGCCGACGACGAGTTGGAGGCGGCGACCGGCGAGTTGGCGCGGAAGGTCGCGTCCGCCTCGTCGGCTACAGTGGCGGTAGGCAAGTCGGCGTTCTACGAGCAGCGTGATCTGCCTCTGGCGGATGCCTATGTGCACATGTCGGAGGTGATGGCCCAGAATGCGGTTGCGGCCGATGCACAGGAGGGCATCGACGCATTTCTGAGCCGAAGAGAGCCTCAGTGGCAGCATCGAGGCTGACAGTGTGGTTTCCTATGACTGTGTGGTTTCCTATGCAGGTGTGCTCGTCCGGAGGGACCGGATGAGATGCTTCAGACGATGAGGAGGACCCGACGTGGCGGTAATCGTGACCGGAGCCAGTGGCTTCATCGGCGGCGCCGTCGCCCGTGCCCTGGCGACCAGGGACGAGACGGTCTACGCGCTGGGCCGACGCGATCCCGAGATCCCCGGTGTGAACTTCCAGGCCTGGGACATTACGCAGCCTGCCTCCGAAGCGGTGACATCGCTGGCGAAGAAGACCACGGCGGTCTTCCACTGCGCAGGCATCTCGCGGGTCAGCGCCGACGAGGATGAGCTGTACAGCGTCAAGGTCACCGGCACGAGGAACGTGCTCGACGCATTCCCCAAGGCTCGGGTCGTGCACATCTCCTCGACGACCGTCTACTCCTCGAACGAGCCCCATTCCGACCTGTGGGAAGAGGCCGGGCACAGGGATCCCAACGACTTCCACGACGCCTACTCGAGGACGCATGCTCTGGCCGAGCAGCTCGTGACTCGCATCCGACCCGATGCGGCCATCCTTCGCCCGGCCGCGGTCTACGGAGCCGGGGAGACGATGCTCATGCCGTATCTGAGCCGAGTGGCGAAGAAGGGAGTCCTGCGGCTTCCCGGAGGCGGCAGACAGAAGATCACCCTCACCCATATCGACAATCTGGTGCGCGCGGCGATCGCCTGCGTCGACGTGCCCTCGGCTTCGGGTCCGTTCAACATCGGCGACCCGACCCCGTACAAGCTCAAGGACGCGGTCTCCACCCACTTCGCCCGCATGGAGTACGAGCCGGTCGTCATCGAGGCGATCGCGAAGGACAAGGCGCTGTTCA
The Brevibacterium marinum genome window above contains:
- a CDS encoding enoyl-CoA hydratase, which encodes MSDSIVFSLADDAVATVTINEPETRNALSRSVMNDLIDTFAEVGRRTDVRAVILKTAGHVFSSGHDLKEISGAELDVQQETFAVCSRLMQLIQSIPQPVIAQVQGVATAAGCQLVASCDLAVAARAARFATPGVKIGLFCSTPMVALTRAVPAKTAMRMLLTGDFIGADDALTYGLVSDVVADDELEAATGELARKVASASSATVAVGKSAFYEQRDLPLADAYVHMSEVMAQNAVAADAQEGIDAFLSRREPQWQHRG
- a CDS encoding NAD-dependent epimerase/dehydratase family protein, with amino-acid sequence MAVIVTGASGFIGGAVARALATRDETVYALGRRDPEIPGVNFQAWDITQPASEAVTSLAKKTTAVFHCAGISRVSADEDELYSVKVTGTRNVLDAFPKARVVHISSTTVYSSNEPHSDLWEEAGHRDPNDFHDAYSRTHALAEQLVTRIRPDAAILRPAAVYGAGETMLMPYLSRVAKKGVLRLPGGGRQKITLTHIDNLVRAAIACVDVPSASGPFNIGDPTPYKLKDAVSTHFARMEYEPVVIEAIAKDKALFTAKLGLKIKTFFKRGDRAELFLVEYLQHDRTYNLTRQQRVLGISTTQHLLPSRFQ